TACCCCAAGCGGAAGAGGTCGACTGGAACTTCCCCGTCCTCGTCGAAGACGTCGTGATGATGGGCCGCTACGGCCACATGAATTTTCTGCGCATCCCCTCGAAACGCGATCACCAGCTGGTCAACGAGGCGCTTGCCCGCGTCGGCATGAGCGACTACCGCAAACGCCAGATCGGCGAACTCTCCGGCGGCCAGCGCAAGCGCGTCTTCCTGGCCCGCGCGCTCGCCCAGGAAGGACAGGTCATTCTGCTCGACGAACCCTTCACCGGCGTCGATGTCACCACCGAGGATCAGATCATCGGCCTGATGAAGGACCTGCGCGCCGAGGGGCGCGTCATGCTGGTCTCCACCCACAACCTCGGCAGCGTGCCCGACTTCTGCGACCGCACCATCTTCGTCAAGGGCACGGTCATCGCCTCGGGCAAGACCGAGGACATTTTCACCGAAGACAACCTCCAGACCGCATTCGGCGGCGCGCTGCGCCACTTCGTGCTCTCGGGCACCGACCTGCACGAGGATGAAGACGGCCGCGAGGTGAAGGTCATCACCGACGACGAACGCCCCTTCGTCATCTACGGCACGCCGAAACAGGGAGCCGCCGATGTTCGCGACCCTGATTGAACCCTTCACCTATGACTACATGCGCAACGCCATCCTGGTCAGCGCGCTGGTCGGCGGGGTCTGTGGCTTCCTCTCGGCCTATCTGATGCTGAAAGGCTGGTCGCTGATCGGCGATGCGCTCTCCCATGCCATCGTGCCAGGCGTTGCCGGCGCCTACATGTTCGGTCTGCCCTTCGCCTTCGGCGCCTTCCTCTCCGGCGGTCTGGCAGCGCTTGCCATCCTCTTCCTCAACCAGCGCACCAAGCTGAAGGAAGACGCGATCATTGGCCTGATCTTCACCTCCTTCTTTGGTCTCGGCCTCTTCATGGTCTCGATCTCGCCCGTCTCGATCGACATCAAGACCATCGTGCTCGGCAATATCCTTGCCATCACGCCTGCCGACACGCTGCAGCTGATCCTGATCGGCGGCGTCAGCCTGCTCGTGCTGACCCTGAAATGGAAGGACCTGATGGTCACCTTCTTCGACGAGAACCATGCCCGCTCGATCGGCCTCAAGCCCGAGCGCCTGAAGGTGATCTTCTTCACCCTTCTCGCCGCCTCCACCGTCGCCGCCATGCAGACGGTCGGCGCCTTCCTCGTCATAGCCATGGTTGTTACACCCGGCGCCACTGCCTATCTGCTCACCGACCGCTTCCAGCGGCTCATCCTCATGGCGCTCGGTATTGGAGCGGGCACCAGCTTCATTGGCGCTTATGCAAGCTACTTTCTCGACGGCGCGACAGGCGGCATCATCGTCGTCCTGCAGACTGTTATCTTTCTTGCAGCTTTCCTCTTTGCTCCCAAACACGGCATGCTCGCAGCCCGCAGCCGCGCCCGCGAAGCACTGGAGCCCGTGCCGATGCATCAAACGGCAGAGAACCATCGCATCGGTGAGGAGCGCCCGGCATGAGCGAAACCCTTGAACTCGCCATACTGCCGTTCCAGCTGCCCTTCATGCAGTCGGCCTTTGTCGTCACGCTTTTAATTGCGATCCCGATGGCCCTCCTCTCCTGCCTGCTGGTTCTGAAGGGCTGGTCGCTGATGGGTGACGCCGTCTCCCATGCCGTGCTGCCGGGCATCGTCATCGCCTACATCGCCGGCATCCCGCTCGCCATCGGGGCCTTCATCGCCGGTCTCGTCTGCGCGCTTCTGACCGGCTTCATCAAGGAGAACAGCCGTATCAAGGAAGATACCGTGCTCGGCATCGTCTTCTCCGGCATGTTCGGCCTCGGCCTCGTGCTCTACGTTCAGGTCGAAAGCTCCGTCCATCTCGACCATATCCTCTTCGGCGACATGCTCGGCCTCCTGCCCTGGGACGTGATCGAAACAGGCCTGATCGCGTTGCTCGCCACGCTGTTCCTGATCGTCCTGCGCAAGGATCTGCTTGTCCACGCCTTCGATCCCCAGCATGCGCAGGCCATCGGCCTCTCGGTGCGCCTGCTGCATTACGGCCAGCTTGCCGTGCTCTCGCTCGTCGTCGTCGGCGCCCTGAAGGCTGTCGGCATCATCCTCTCCGTCGCGATGCTCGTCGCCCCCGGCGCAATCGCCTTCCTGCTGACAAAGCGTTATGGGGCCATGCTGATCACCGCCGTGACGGTCGCGGTCGCGTCCTCTGTGGCTGGGATCTATGTGAGCTTCTTCATCGACAGCGCTCCCGCTCCGACGATCGTGCTCATCATGAGCGGCATCTTCATCCTCGCCTTCTTCCGCACACTCTGGCAAGCCCGGCGCGTCAACCGCATCGCGGCAGCCGAAGTGGAGACCTGATATTTCAGCGTTTGGCATGGATCAAGTCGGCATGCGCAATGACGGGCTAGGCTCGCCCCGTCAATGCGAGGATGGATGACCATGTCGACGATGAAACTGCTGCAGAAGCCCACCCGCCACTTGTTTTTCACCGGCAAGGGTGGCGTCGGTAAAACCTCGCTCAGCTGCGCAACCGCAATTGCGCTCGCCGATCATGGCCTGAAGATCCTGCTCGTCAGCACCGATCCCGCCTCCAATCTCGACGAAATGCTCGGCGTGACGCTGGGCAGCGTTCCCGGCCCCGTGCCAGCGGTGCCGGGTCTGTTCGCCATGAACATTGATCCCGAGGCGGCCGCAGAGGACTACCGCCAACGCGTTCTTGGCCAGATGGGGCCGGACACCACCGACAAGGATCGGGCCACCGTGCGCGAACAGCTCTCCGGCGCCTGCACCACAGAGATCGCCGCTTTCGACGAATTTGTCGGCCTGCTGGCCGATGACGATCCCCGCTTCGACCACATCATCTTCGACACGGCCCCGACCGGCCACACCCTGCGGCTCCTCAGCCTGCCCAAGGCCTGGACCGGTTTTCTCGAGGCCAACGAACGTGGCGCCTCCTGTCTTGGGCCGCATTCCGGACTGAAGATGCAGGAGGAGCGCTTCCGCACGGCGCTCGAATGTCTCGGTGATCCCGCCCGAACAACCATCGTGCTCGTGACCCGCGCCGATCGCGGCGCGATACGCGAGGCC
This DNA window, taken from Peteryoungia algae, encodes the following:
- a CDS encoding manganese/iron ABC transporter ATP-binding protein; protein product: MIMGSGARRNREGIAAEDVTVTYRNGHTALRHASFVIPPGTITALVGVNGAGKSTLFKAIMGFVPVAAGEIRVLGMSVREALRKNLVAYVPQAEEVDWNFPVLVEDVVMMGRYGHMNFLRIPSKRDHQLVNEALARVGMSDYRKRQIGELSGGQRKRVFLARALAQEGQVILLDEPFTGVDVTTEDQIIGLMKDLRAEGRVMLVSTHNLGSVPDFCDRTIFVKGTVIASGKTEDIFTEDNLQTAFGGALRHFVLSGTDLHEDEDGREVKVITDDERPFVIYGTPKQGAADVRDPD
- a CDS encoding metal ABC transporter permease produces the protein MFATLIEPFTYDYMRNAILVSALVGGVCGFLSAYLMLKGWSLIGDALSHAIVPGVAGAYMFGLPFAFGAFLSGGLAALAILFLNQRTKLKEDAIIGLIFTSFFGLGLFMVSISPVSIDIKTIVLGNILAITPADTLQLILIGGVSLLVLTLKWKDLMVTFFDENHARSIGLKPERLKVIFFTLLAASTVAAMQTVGAFLVIAMVVTPGATAYLLTDRFQRLILMALGIGAGTSFIGAYASYFLDGATGGIIVVLQTVIFLAAFLFAPKHGMLAARSRAREALEPVPMHQTAENHRIGEERPA
- a CDS encoding metal ABC transporter permease, with product MSETLELAILPFQLPFMQSAFVVTLLIAIPMALLSCLLVLKGWSLMGDAVSHAVLPGIVIAYIAGIPLAIGAFIAGLVCALLTGFIKENSRIKEDTVLGIVFSGMFGLGLVLYVQVESSVHLDHILFGDMLGLLPWDVIETGLIALLATLFLIVLRKDLLVHAFDPQHAQAIGLSVRLLHYGQLAVLSLVVVGALKAVGIILSVAMLVAPGAIAFLLTKRYGAMLITAVTVAVASSVAGIYVSFFIDSAPAPTIVLIMSGIFILAFFRTLWQARRVNRIAAAEVET